From Bradysia coprophila strain Holo2 chromosome IV unlocalized genomic scaffold, BU_Bcop_v1 contig_5, whole genome shotgun sequence, one genomic window encodes:
- the LOC119071680 gene encoding DNA-directed RNA polymerase II subunit RPB1-like → MYSTLSTTPMREVKSVQFGILSPCEIRRISVTDGGIQFPVAIENGHPKLGGVMDPRQGAIDRHTRCQTCAGDMTECTGHFGHIDLCEPVYHIGYFNILTKVLRCVCFYCSKLLVNATSQDVKEIVMKTKGQQRRRLFLINNICKKKDYCEGGAEMNPEAVDNNKSAQHTGCGEKQPRIKRKGLELFMTTVSEGEGSKNVESLPARKVLEILKNISDEECFILGLDPKYSRPDWMIVSVLAVPPLSVRPAVQMYGSGKSQDDLTHKLSDIVKANNELKRNVDNQSPSRIVKENLNLLQYHVATFFNNEIAGIPQATQKSGKPLKTLKSRLTGKEGRIRGNLMGKRVDFSARTVITPDPNLRIDQVGVPRSIAKNLTFPELVTPFNIDAMQELVNRGDTYPGAKYIIRDNGDRIDLRFHPKSSDLHLRWGYKVERHLRDDDLVIFNRQPSLHKMSMMGHRVKVLPWSTFRMNLSCTSPYNADFDGDEMNLHVPQSLETRAEVENIHITPRQIISPQANKPVMGIVQDTLTAVRKMTKRDVFIEKEQLMNLLMFLNDWDGKIPKPCILKPKPFWSGKQLFSMIIPGKLNVIREHSTHPQEEDDGPYKWISLVDTKVLIEESELVMGIVCKQTLGATTGSLLHVCFLELGHEITGKFYGNIQTVINHWLLLEGHSIGIADTIADPRTYDDIRTSIKRAINGVNGVIQKAYNCELEPTPGNTLRQTFENVVNRILNEAREKTGSSAEKSLTEYNNLKAMVVSGAKGSNLNISQVIACVGQQNVEGKRIPFGFCKRTLPHFQKDDYGPEARGFVGNSYLAGLTPTEFFFHAMGGREGLIDTAVKTAETGYIQRRLIKAMESVMVNYDGTVRNSVGQVIQFRYGEDGLCGESVEFQHLPTIKLSRRTFEKRFKFDPTDKKMLARLFDDDLRRVCESGEFLSDVECEWKQLICDQDNLRNIFATGESRVALPCNLQRLIWNAKKIFHIDKHGKTDLTPLKVMDGVKTLLNKCVVVNGSDALSKQANNNATLLFQCMIRSSLCSKLLIDEHRLNKDAFDWLTGEIESRFQQAIVNPSEMVGPLAAQCIGEPATQMTLNTFHFAGVSSKNVTLGVPRLNEIINVAKRISAPSLTVYLTPKSACDAERAKDVLCRLEHATLRSVVANTVIYYDPDIYRTVVVEDQEFINMYNSMPDFDPARLSPWLLRMEMDRKKMTDKNLTLEQIAEKIDSGFGQDLNCIFNDDNAEKLVLRIRIVKNGDLKFEENNEDHENELSDDMFLKAIESTLLADLTLKGIDTIRKVYMHLPNSDSKKRITITKEGEFKAISEWMLETDGTALSPVLNEKDVDTTRTHSNDICEIFQVLGIEAVRKSIEKEINAVLQFYGLYVNYRHLSLLCDVMTAKGHLMAISRNGINKQDVGPLMRCSFEKSVDVLMESSAYSENDPIRGVSESIILGQVPKIGTGCFDLLMDTDKLRNENVRRIENFNSKLTFCTPFRTPWTSFGTPQPSIWTETFDRSAGTTMQFPWPNFSPAYEGFSPSPSPNSSFDIPCFSPAILNNSTTSPSYSAISPRYLATSPSYSATFLDYSPASPRYSPSSPSYSPASRDYSPTSPGYSPSSNYSTTSPRISPTSPMYSPSYTTQYSNSTPGYSPESPMYSSICTPFAGSYSPTSPSYSPISNFSRESSNFSMYSPRQLSGKHSKNYSPSSPNYSPTPSTYLASSPIYSVRSHDYSLANRYLAKSPIYSPTSPIYYPTSPSYSPTSPSYSPTSPNYSPASPNYSPASPSYLSPSPNYSPASPSYSPTSPNYSPSSPDRILVVLPDYSPTSPSSVDDLESEFDAEI, encoded by the exons ATGTACTCCACCTTGAGTACAACACCGATGCGCGAGGTGAAAAGCGTacaattcggaattttgtcaCCTTGTGAAATT CGCCGGATATCTGTTACCGATGGCGGAATTCAGTTTCCTGTAGCGATCGAAAATGGACATCCCAAGCTTGGTGGCGTAATGGATCCTCGACAGGGAGCCATTGACAGACACACCAGATGCCAAACATGTGCTGGCGATATGACCGAATGCACTGGACATTTCGGACATATTGATTTGTGTGAACCTGTTTACCACATTGGTTACTTCAATATACTAACGAAAGTCTTACGATGCGTTTGCTTCTATTGTTCAAAATTGCTGGTGAACGCTACAAGCCAAGATGTTAAGGAAATTGTCATGAAAACCAAAGGGCAACAGAGACGACGGTTATTTCTGATTAATAACATTTGTAAGAAAAAGGATTACTGTGAGGGTGGTGCTGAGATGAATCCTGAAGCTGTAGATAACAATAAATCGGCTCAACATACCGGATGTGGCGAGAAACAACCACGAATTAAAAGGAAAGGGCTCGAATTGTTTATGACTACAGTTTCTGAAGGCGAAGGAAGTAAGAACGTGGAATCGTTGCCAGCTAGAaaagttttggaaattttgaaaaatatttctgacgAAGAGTGCTTCATACTCGGATTGGATCCAAAATATTCGAGACCAGACTGGATGATAGTTTCAGTGTTGGCTGTTCCACCATTATCAGTTCGTCCAGCGGTACAAATGTACGGTTCTGGCAAAAGTCAAGACGATTTGACGCATAAGTTAAGCGATATAGTCAAGGCAAATAACGAACTTAAGAGAAACGTAGACAATCAATCTCCATCCCGGATTGTAAAGGAAAACCTGAACCTGTTGCAATATCATGTCGCTACGTttttcaacaatgaaattgccGGCATTCCCCAAGCAACCCAAAAGTCTGGAAAACCATTAAAGACTCTGAAATCGAGACTAACTGGAAAGGAAGGTCGAATTCGTGGTAATCTAATGGGAAAACGAGTCGATTTCTCAGCCCGGACTGTTATTACCCCGGATCCAAATTTACGTATCGATCAAGTCGGTGTGCCACGATCCATTGCCAAGAACTTAACGTTTCCAGAATTAGTCACACCGTTCAACATTGATGCCATGCAAGAATTGGTGAATCGAGGGGATACCTATCCAGGAGCTAAATATATAATCAGAGACAACGGTGATCGAATCGATTTACGTTTTCATCCAAAGTCAAGTGACCTACATCTACGCTGGGGTTACAAAGTCGAGCGGCATTTGCGTGACGACGATTTGGTAATATTCAACCGTCAGCCGTCTCTGCATAAGATGAGTATGATGGGGCATAGAGTGAAAGTTCTTCCTTGGTCCACATTTCGAATGAATTTGAGCTGTACCTCTCCGTACAATGCTGACTTTGATGGCGACGAAATGAATTTGCATGTTCCACAATCTCTGGAAACCCGAGCAGAGGTTGAAAACATTCACATCACTCCACGGCAAATTATATCACCCCAAGCAAATAAACCTGTGATGGGTATCGTCCAGGATACTTTGACCGCTGTCCGAAAGATGACCAAGCGAGATGTGTTCATTGAAAAAGAACAGCTGATGAATCTGCTGATGTTTCTGAATGATTGGGATGGTAAAATACCGAAACCGTGCATTCTGAAACCGAAGCCGTTCTGGAGTGGAAAACAGTTATTTTCCATGATTATTCCCGGTAAGCTAAATGTCATCCGTGAACATTCAACTCATCCACAAGAAGAAGACGATGGTCCCTACAAGTGGATATCTTTGGTAGACACTAAAGTACTGATAGAAGAGAGTGAGCTGGTCATGGGAATCGTATGCAAACAGACACTGGGCGCAACCACAGGATCATTACTCCATGTCTGCTTCTTAGAACTTGGTCATGAAATTACCGgcaaattttatggaaatattcaAACAGTCATCAATCACTGGTTGCTTTTGGAAGGGCATAGCATTGGCATTGCCGATACAATTGCTGATCCGAGGACATATGACGACATTAGAACTTCTATCAAACGGGCAATCAACGGTGTTAATGGTGTAATTCAGAAGGCCTATAACTGCGAGCTGGAACCAACACCCGGTAACACATTAAGGCAAACATTCGAGAATGTTGTCAATCGTATTTTGAACGAAGCGAGAGAGAAGACCGGCAGTTCTGCGGAGAAGTCATTGACCGAGTATAATAATTTAAAGGCCATGGTGGTTTCCGGAGCCAAAGGatcaaatttaaacatttctcAG GTCATTGCATGTGTCGgccaacaaaatgttgaaggGAAACGTATACCATTTGGATTTTGCAAACGAACACTTCCGCATTTCCAAAAAGATGATTACGGGCCAGAGGCAAGGGGTTTCGTAGGAAATTCATATTTGGCAGGATTAACaccaacagaatttttctttcacgCAATGGGTGGCCGAGAAGGTCTGATCGACACTGCCGTAAAGACTGCTGAAACAGGCTACATTCAACGCCGCCTAATCAAAGCTATGGAGTCCGTCATGGTTAATTATGATGGAACCGTACGTAATTCTGTCGGTCAAGTGATTCAGTTCAGATACGGTGAAGATGGACTGTGTGGAGAGTCTGTCGAATTCCAGCATCTACCGACAATAAAGTTGTCGCGAAGAACattcgaaaaacgttttaaattcGATCCGACCGATAAGAAAATGCTAGCGAGACTATTCGATGATGATCTACGACGAGTATGTGAGTCTGGCGAGTTTTTGTCCGATGTTGAATGTGAATGGAAACAGTTGATTTGCGATCAGGACAACCtgagaaatattttcgcaaCAGGCGAATCAAGAGTAGCTCTGCCGTGTAATTTACAACGATTGATATGGAAtgctaagaaaatatttcacattgACAAGCACGGCAAAACTGATCTAACACCTTTAAAAGTGATGGATGGAGTCAAGACTTTGTTAAATAAATGCGTTGTAGTCAACGGAAGTGATGCTTTATCAAAGCAGGCGAACAATAATGCTACTTTACTGTTTCAATGCATGATACGCTCCAGCCTCTGTTCTAAACTACTTATAGACGAGCACCGTTTAAATAAGGACGCATTCGATTGGTTAACCGGTGAGATTGAATCAAGATTTCAACAGGCTATAGTAAATCCAAGTGAAATGGTGGGGCCATTAGCAGCTCAGTGCATTGGAGAGCCAGCTACTCAGATGACACTAAACACATTTCATTTCGCCGGTGTATCTTCGAAAAATGTTACACTGGGTGTGCCTCGCCTGAACGAAATTATAAATGTTGCCAAACGAATATCAGCGCCATCATTGACTGTTTACTTGACTCCTAAAAGCGCATGTGATGCAGAAAGGGCCAAAGATGTTCTTTGTCGTCTG GAGCACGCAACACTTAGATCTGTTGTCGCAAACACTGTCATCTACTATGATCCAGATATTTATCGAACTGTTGTAGTAGAAGACCAAGAGTTTATAAATATGTACAACAGCATGCCGGATTTCGACCCGGCTAGACTATCACCGTGGTTGCTTCGTATGGAAATGGATCGAAAGAAAATGACAGATAAGAACCTAACACTGGAGCAAATTGCAGAGAAAATTGACTCTGGTTTTGGTCAGGATTTGAATTGCATATTCAATGACGATAATGCTGAAAAATTAGTGCTACGCATAAGGATCGTGAAGAATGGAGACTTgaaattcgaagaaaataatGAGGACCATGAAAATGAGTTGTCGGATGATATGTTCTTGAAAGCTATCGAATCCACCCTTTTAGCCGATTTAACGCTCAAGGGCATCGATACGATCCGAAAAGTGTACATGCATTTGCCTAACAGCGACAGCAAGAAAAGGATTACGATAACCAAGGAAGGTGAATTTAAGGCCATATCCGAATGGATGTTAGAAACCGATGGTACCGCCCTTTCGCCGGTTTTAAACGAGAAAGATGTAGACACAACCAGAACTCATAGCAACGACATATGCGAGATATTTCAA GTGTTGGGAATCGAAGCAGTTCGAAAATCGATTGAGAAAGAGATCAATGCCGTTTTGCAGTTCTACGGACTATACGTAAACTACAGACATTTGTCGTTATTATGCGATGTAATGACCGCTAAGGGTCACCTAATGGCTATCTCTCGAAATGGAATCAACAAGCAAGATGTGGGCCCATTGATGCGATGTTCATTCGAAAAGTCGGTCGATGTGCTGATGGAATCATCAGCATACTCAGAAAATGATCCCATCAGGGGTGTATCGGAAAGCATTATACTGGGCCAAGTTCCTAAAATCGGAACTG GTTGTTTCGATCTCCTTATGGACACAGACAAACTGAGAAACGAAAATGTCCGaagaatcgaaaattttaattcaaaactcACCTTTTGCACGCCGTTCCGAACTCCGTGGACAAGTTTCGGTACACCACAACCGTCCATTTGGACAGAAACTTTTGACCGAAGTG CTGGTACAACAATGCAATTTCCATGGCCGAATTTTTCACCTGCTTACGAAGGATTTTCGCCATCACCATCTCCCAATTCATCATTTGATATACCGTGTTTTTCACCCGCCATACTAAACAATTCAACTACTTCACCGAGTTATTCGGCTATTTCTCCGCGCTATTTAGCTACTTCTCCGAGTTATTCAGCTACTTTTCTGGATTATTCACCTGCTTCTCCAAGATATTCTCCCTCTTCCCCCAGCTATTCACCTGCATCCCGAGACTATTCACCTACGTCTCCAGGCTATTCACCTTCTTCAAACTATTCAACAACTTCTCCACGAATTTCACCCACATCTCCAATGTATTCTCCATCTTATACGACTCAATATTCAAATTCTACACCGGGTTATTCACCTGAGTCGCCAATGTATTCATCAATCTGTACTCCGTTTGCTGGATCTTATTCACCTACTTCACCATCTTATTCgccaatttccaatttttcacgagaatcttcaaatttttcaatgtatTCACCTAGGCAATTGTCCGGAAAGCACTCTAAAAACTATTCACCTTCATCACCTAATTATTCACCAACGCCTTCTACTTATTTAGCATCATCTCCCATTTATTCTGTTAGGTCTCACGATTATTCTCTAGCTAACAGATATTTGGCCAAATCTCCTATTTATTCACCTACATCACCCATTTATTACCCTACATCTCCCAGTTATTCACCGACATCACCCAGTTATTCACCGACATCACCTAACTATTCACCGGCATCACCTAACTATTCACCTGCATCACCCAGTTATTTATCGCCATCACCCAATTATTCACCAGCATCGCCCAGTTATTCACCGACCTCACCCAATTATTCACCATCATCTCCTGATCGAATCCTTGTAGTATTACCCGATTATTCACCAACATCTCCAAGTTCTGTTGATGATTTAGAGTCAGAATTCGATGCAGAAATTTAG
- the LOC119071678 gene encoding COP9 signalosome complex subunit 9, producing the protein MKPTLAADEMFPEGANFMDLDEPGSGSGLLMDLAANEKDVHADFFNDFEDLFDEEENNGV; encoded by the exons ATGAAGCCAACATTGGCAGCTGATGAAATGTTTCCGGAAGGAGCCAACTTTATGGATCTGGATGAG CCTGGCTCAGGATCTGGTCTTTTGATGGATCTGGCGGCTAACGAAAAAGACGTTCATGCAGACTTTTTTAATG ATTTCGAAGATCTGTTCGACGAAGAGGAAAACAACGGCGTATAA
- the LOC119071679 gene encoding PSME3-interacting protein — translation MSSGFVTEQEIAESKQRRQEEWEKVRSADQPLEMPEEPYDSRSLYERLKEQKDKKDYEFEEAHKLKNLIRGLDDDEVDFLDVIDKAKIDAERKQQLEEKHEMQDFRQQVANLQEKNLDKKIQSEVSQPKIAKTSTNSRPSQKSILSGVIRKRKLSETNGNVQSESKPSEENVVEATPKQVKTDNNVIAATSDDKTSVGALKCIGILPGIGGTYEESSDSEKSTDTDDDYDYSKYDFVGRARGSKSAYGGCGQ, via the exons ATGAGTTCAGGATTTGTAACAGAGCAGGAAATAGCCGAGTCTAAACAACGTCGTCAGGAAGAATGGGAGAAAGTGAGAAGCGCTGATCAGCCACTCG aaatgcCTGAAGAGCCATACGATTCCCGTTCGTTGTACGAAAGACTGAAGGAACAGAAAGATAAGAAAGACTACGAATTTGAGGAAGCGCACAAATTGA aaaactTGATTCGAGGCTTGGACGATGATGAGGTCGATTTTTTGGACGTAATCGATAAAGCGAAAATTGACGCCGAACGGAAACAACAATTAGAAGAGAAACACGAAATGCAAGACTTTAGACAACAGGTCGCCAACCTACAGGAGAAGAATTTGGACAAA AAAATTCAATCAGAAGTTTCCCAACCAAAGATCGCCAAAACCAGCACCAATAGTCGTCCATcgcaaaaatcaattttatccgGCGTCATTAGGAAACGAAAACTAAGCGAAACCAACGGAAACGTTCAATCAGAGAGCAAACCATCGGAGGAGAATGTCGTTGAGGCGACACCGAAACAAGTCAAAACGGACAATAATGTTATTGCCGCAACCAGCGATGATAAAACGTCGGTTGGTGCGCTCAAATGCATTGGAATTTTACCGGGTATAGGCGGAACGTATGAAGAGTCCAGCGATTCGGAAAAAAGTACGGACACAGACGATGATTACGATTATTCGAAATATGATTTCGTGGGCAGAGCGAGAGGTTCGAAAAGTGCGTACGGCGGTTGCGGACAATAA
- the LOC119071677 gene encoding transcription factor Dp, with protein MEPVQESLSLLVQCHNGQSQIIKITRSNKQPLTQESMRAIVKEVTGYDSANVKNIYQCVEEQDTEYITDDTVPQATVGKVEQIGPSVSTVAKPKGAILQMPTIKYARQTGSSKYLNTKSSPPTVAKRDQSTGVQSVSSRRRKTERVGKGLRHFSMKVCEKVKEKGTTTYNEVADELVEEEAKGQADPANCDQKNIRRRVYDALNVLMAMNIISKDKKEIRWIGLPTNSAQQCNSLEKEIQTRRERVEGKEQQLRELILQHVSFKSLVNRNKEAEDRGLTPSALSAIQLPFIIVNTHKKTHINCSISNDKSEYFFKFDDNFQIHDDIEVLKRMGLLAGLDTGECSQEDIERAKALVPKQFEKYIEIYGTGQQISPAVEDVTENWDLYDTLNSTKLEQMSEEEDEQEEYNSDELSGDE; from the exons ATGGAACCAGTACAAGAATCACTTAGCCTTTTGGTTCAATGCCATAATG GGCAATcgcaaataattaaaattacgCGAAGTAATAAACAGCCGTTGACGCAGGAGAGTATGCGAGCAATTGTCAAAGAAGTGACCGGGTATGATTCGGCTAATGTTAAG AACATTTACCAATGCGTTGAGGAACAGGATACGGAATACATCACCGATGACACAGTTCCGCAAGCGACTGTAGGAAAGGTGGAACAGATAGGGCCGTCTGTTTCGACTGTTGCCAAACCGAAAGGTGCCATTCTACAGATG CCTACAATCAAGTATGCAAGACAGACAGGGTCGTCAAAGTACCTTAACACCAAGTCATCACCGCCGACGGTAGCGAAGAGAGA cCAATCCACAGGCGTCCAAAGTGTGAGTAGCAGACGCCGTAAGACGGAACGTGTGGGTAAAGGCTTAcgtcatttttcaatgaaagtgtGCGAAAAAGTCAAGGAGAAGGGTACAACCACTTACAATGAAGTTGCTGATGAATTAGTGGAGGAG GAAGCTAAAGGTCAAGCCGATCCAGCTAATTGCGatcagaaaaatattcgtcGACGGGTTTACGATGCGCTTAATGTCTTAATGGCCATGAATATCATTTCaaaagataaaaaagaaattcgttgGATTGGCCTGCCAACCAATTCGGCACAA CAATGTAACTCATTGGAAAAGGAAATTCAGACACGTCGTGAACGTGTTGAAGGTAAAGAACAACAATTGCGTGAACTGATTTTGCAGCATGTGTCGTTCAAAAGTTTGGTGAACCGTAACAAGGAAGCAGAAGATCGCGGTCTGACGCCATCGGCATTGTCAGCCATTCAATTGCCTTTCATTATTGTAAACACACACAAGAAAACGCACATCAATTGCAGCATTTCAAATGATAA GTCCgaatatttcttcaaatttgatgacaattttcaaatccATGACGACATCGAAGTGCTCAAGCGGATGGGTTTACTAGCAG GTCTTGATACCGGTGAATGCAGTCAAGAAGACATTGAACGAGCCAAAGCATTGGTTCCGAAGCAATTTGAGAAGTACATTGAAA TCTATGGAACCGGACAGCAAATATCGCCAGCCGTTGAAGATGTAACGGAAAACTGGGATCTGTATGACACAttaaattcgacgaaattggAACAAATGAGCGAAGAAGAAGATGAACAAGAAGAATACAACTCGGATGAACTAAGTGGTGACGAATAG
- the LOC119071681 gene encoding uncharacterized protein LOC119071681, with product MEDNDKGKVLVYMDNSNIFINAQECSAMKKNFLVPQDPRCRIEIGKLFGIARKGRFVLQARLYGSEPPALDSVWDAIRKKHIEVSVSARSSWNDREKEIDTNLTADAVEDIITYKKYASHTDSAVLIFSGDKDMSSTIRKAKQYKWNIEIWSFKKAICNEFVQDRHIQTFFIDNDECFEKVSFFAVEHRGRIPRDRSLVIRYNGLDTSKPKSLETFSNSIVRWSSEIFRLPMMIRLNDSIIILVVACAQKRNECTMYDFTKDVWNKCDRLREKIQNGFPSLKNIEFMTYVQFIQANADLGCEADDQNFPSDDEFPVGHPDYPVDENFTTVARKTRRSSQKFSSNCAFGFRCSNGAKCSHVHSDEEKEYFKIETTPPKRYNYKTKLCYHSNCKFAKRAYLCSFAHSLQEARCVICDTIGLHWTDKCPVGRETSKK from the exons ATGGAAGACAACGACAAAGGAAAAGTGTTAGTTTACATGGATAATTCGAACATATTCATAAACGCTCAGGAATGTTCGGctatgaagaaaaattttcttgtacCTCAAGATCCTCGTTGTAGAATTGAAATTGGCAAATTATTCGGCATTGCGCGGAAAGGTCGCTTCGTTCTGCAGGCCCGATTGTATGGCTCGGAGCCACCAGCTCTGGACTCAGTTTGGGACGCCATACGAAAAAAGCATATCGAAGTCAGTGTCTCAGCAAGATCGTCTTGGAATGATAGAGAGAAAGAGATTGATACAAATTTAACGGCAGACGCTGTCGAAGACATTATAACGTACAAGAAATATGCAAGCCATACAGATTCAGCGGTGTTGATTTTCAGTGGCGACAAAGATATGTCCAGCACCATACGCAAGGCGAAACAATACAAATGGAACATCGAAATTTGGTCGTTCAAGAAAGCCATATGTAACGAGTTTGTTCAGGACAGACATatccaaacatttttcatcgatAACGATGAATGTTTCGAAAAAGTGTCGTTTTTTGCTGTGGAACATCGTGGAAGAATACCGCGAGATCGATCCCTCGTTATACG TTACAATGGACTTGACACGTCAAAACCGAAATCACTGGAAACTTTCTCGAATTCCATTGTTCGATGGTCCTCGGAAATATTTCGATTGCCAATGATGATACGACTCAACGATTCGATAATTATACTTGTGGTCGCTTGTGCCCAGAAACGAAACGAATGCACGATGTACGACTTCACAAAAGACGTCTGGAATAAGTGTGATCGATTACGCGAGAAAATACAGAACGGATTTCCATCACTGAAGAATATTGAATTCATGACGTATGTTCAATTCATCCAAGCAAATGCCGATCTGGGCTGCGAGGCGGATGATCAGAATTTTCCGAGCGATGACGAGTTTCCTGTTGGACATCCCGACTATCCGGTAGATGAGAATTTCACAACGGTTGCGCGAAAAACCAGAAGAAGCAGtcagaaattttcttcaaactgCGCCTTTGGTTTTCGATGTTCTAACGGTGCAAAATGTTCTCACGTTCATTCCGACGAAGAGAaggaatattttaaaattgaaacaacgcCGCCGAAACGCTATAACTACAAGACGAAACTATGCTATCACAGTAATTGCAAGTTTGCCAAGAGAGCGTATTTGTGCTCGTTCGCACATTCACTTCAAGAAGCAAGATGTGTTATATGCGATACTATTGGATTGCATTGGACCGATAAATGTCCGGTAGGAAGAGAAACATCCAAGAAGTAA